From the genome of Rosettibacter firmus, one region includes:
- a CDS encoding DUF4143 domain-containing protein, with the protein MFLLTRIDKQSLFRQLFKLGTSYSCQIVSYQKLLGQLHDAGNTTTLAHYLQLLSNAGMLTGLQKYSGSEIRQRSSSPKFLSLNNALITSQSQYTFKDAKLDTNFWGRLIENAVGSHLYSATIGTKLKLMYWREGSYEVDFILQNGSNLTAIEVKSGRLRESLRGFDLFCKQYNPKRKLLIGQGGISIEEFLLTPASEWYN; encoded by the coding sequence ATTTTTCTTCTTACAAGAATAGACAAACAATCTTTGTTCCGACAATTATTCAAACTGGGAACCAGTTATTCTTGTCAAATAGTTTCTTATCAAAAATTATTAGGGCAACTTCATGATGCTGGCAATACAACTACCTTAGCACATTATCTTCAATTATTATCAAATGCTGGAATGCTGACCGGTCTTCAGAAGTACTCAGGCTCAGAAATCAGACAACGCTCCTCAAGTCCCAAATTCTTATCTTTAAACAATGCATTAATTACATCTCAATCTCAATACACATTTAAAGATGCAAAATTAGATACTAATTTCTGGGGTCGTTTGATCGAAAATGCAGTTGGCTCCCATTTATATTCAGCCACTATTGGAACAAAATTAAAATTGATGTACTGGAGAGAAGGTTCCTATGAGGTAGATTTTATCTTGCAAAATGGTTCTAATTTAACAGCTATTGAAGTTAAAAGCGGTAGATTAAGAGAAAGTCTTAGAGGTTTTGATTTATTCTGTAAACAATATAATCCTAAAAGAAAATTATTAATCGGTCAGGGTGGTATCTCAATAGAAGAATTTTTATTAACACCTGCCAGCGAATGGTATAATTAA
- the pseC gene encoding UDP-4-amino-4,6-dideoxy-N-acetyl-beta-L-altrosamine transaminase codes for MNKNNFFKQTETPKSKNIDKSQNSQLKYYYGRQCISGDDIQAVTEVLKSDLITQGPKAKEFENELSKFFGAKFAATVANGTAGLHLIGLALGWKQDDIIITSPITFLASANCAIYAGAKVDFVDIDEKTYTIDPNKLEDKIKSYSSKNKKIKAVVAVDYAGHPCDWKSLNELKNKYDFQLINDFCHALGAEYENDIKYAVKYADAVNLSFHPVKHITTGEGGAVLTNNELIDRKIKTLRTHGMTKDESILEKNDGPWYYEMHEVGFNYRITDFQCALGISQLKKLNKFLEQRRTIANFYNNYFKDDERFITPFVASNVKHAYHLYPLQIKFDELKIDKKEFYFRLKENGVVFQVHYIPVHLQPFYKKNFGFKEGDFPISEKFYQRELSIPIYPSLNEEDLTFISNAIVTTLNEMK; via the coding sequence ATGAATAAAAATAATTTCTTTAAACAAACTGAAACCCCAAAATCAAAAAACATTGATAAGTCTCAAAATTCACAATTAAAATACTATTACGGTCGACAATGTATCTCGGGGGATGATATACAAGCCGTAACTGAAGTACTAAAATCAGATCTTATTACTCAGGGTCCAAAAGCTAAAGAATTTGAAAATGAACTTTCAAAATTCTTTGGAGCAAAATTTGCAGCTACAGTAGCCAATGGTACAGCTGGATTACATTTAATTGGTTTAGCTCTCGGATGGAAACAAGATGATATTATTATAACATCACCAATTACATTTTTAGCAAGTGCTAATTGTGCCATTTATGCTGGTGCTAAGGTTGACTTTGTAGATATCGATGAAAAAACTTATACTATTGACCCAAATAAACTTGAAGATAAAATAAAATCTTATTCTTCTAAGAATAAAAAAATAAAAGCTGTAGTTGCAGTTGATTATGCTGGTCATCCATGTGACTGGAAATCTCTAAATGAATTAAAAAATAAATATGATTTTCAATTAATAAACGATTTCTGCCATGCATTAGGAGCAGAATATGAAAATGATATTAAGTATGCAGTCAAATATGCTGATGCAGTAAATTTAAGTTTTCATCCTGTAAAACATATCACAACTGGCGAAGGTGGTGCTGTTCTAACAAACAATGAGCTAATTGACAGAAAAATTAAAACTCTTCGAACTCATGGCATGACAAAAGATGAATCGATACTCGAAAAAAATGATGGTCCATGGTATTACGAAATGCATGAAGTTGGCTTCAATTATAGAATAACAGATTTTCAATGTGCACTTGGTATAAGTCAACTCAAAAAATTAAATAAATTTCTTGAACAGAGAAGAACAATAGCAAATTTTTATAATAATTATTTTAAAGACGACGAAAGATTTATTACTCCTTTTGTTGCAAGCAACGTAAAACATGCATATCATCTTTATCCACTTCAAATAAAATTTGATGAATTAAAAATTGATAAAAAAGAATTTTACTTCCGACTGAAAGAAAATGGCGTTGTTTTTCAGGTTCATTATATACCAGTTCACCTTCAACCTTTTTATAAAAAAAATTTTGGATTTAAGGAAGGTGATTTTCCAATTTCAGAAAAATTTTATCAAAGAGAATTATCTATTCCAATTTACCCTTCGCTAAATGAAGAAGATCTCACATTTATAAGTAATGCAATTGTAACTACACTTAACGAAATGAAATGA
- the pseB gene encoding UDP-N-acetylglucosamine 4,6-dehydratase (inverting): MDGKTILITGGTGSFGKKFIETVLKRFTPKKIIVYSRDELKQFEMQNDPRFQKEGVLMRYFIGDVRDLDRLKRAMEGVDIVIHAAALKQVPAAEYNPFEAVKTNIIGGQNVIDACLASGVKKVIALSTDKAAAPVNLYGATKLTSDKLFIAANNYKGTHDIKFSVVRYGNVMGSRGSVIPFFLQKRKEGVIPITDERMTRFNITLQEGVDFVLFCLEKMWGGELFVPKIPSYRILDLAKAIAPECKIEIVGIRPGEKIHEEMITQADALNTIEFEKYFVILPSVQLGNNKHLRLWDTEEFRTKSNSKPGKFCEYGFSYNSGTNPHFLTVEELRELIEKNVKM; encoded by the coding sequence ATGGATGGTAAAACAATTTTAATAACCGGGGGCACTGGTTCATTTGGTAAAAAATTTATAGAAACAGTACTCAAAAGATTTACACCTAAAAAAATTATTGTTTATAGTCGTGATGAATTAAAACAATTCGAAATGCAAAATGACCCTCGCTTTCAAAAAGAAGGTGTATTAATGCGTTACTTTATTGGCGATGTAAGAGATCTCGATAGATTGAAAAGAGCGATGGAAGGTGTTGATATTGTTATTCATGCTGCTGCACTTAAACAGGTTCCTGCTGCCGAATATAATCCTTTTGAAGCAGTTAAAACAAATATCATTGGTGGACAAAATGTTATTGATGCCTGCCTTGCTTCTGGAGTTAAAAAAGTTATTGCATTAAGTACCGATAAAGCTGCTGCCCCTGTTAATCTTTATGGTGCTACAAAATTAACTTCTGATAAATTATTTATTGCTGCCAATAATTATAAAGGAACACACGACATAAAATTTTCTGTTGTTCGTTATGGAAATGTAATGGGAAGTAGAGGTTCTGTAATTCCTTTCTTTTTGCAAAAAAGAAAAGAAGGCGTTATTCCTATTACAGATGAACGAATGACAAGATTTAATATTACACTTCAGGAAGGAGTCGATTTTGTTTTATTCTGTCTCGAAAAAATGTGGGGCGGTGAATTATTTGTTCCTAAAATTCCTTCTTATAGAATTCTTGATCTTGCAAAAGCAATAGCTCCTGAATGTAAAATTGAAATTGTTGGTATTCGTCCAGGTGAAAAAATTCATGAAGAAATGATTACTCAAGCCGATGCTCTAAATACAATTGAGTTCGAAAAATATTTTGTTATACTTCCTTCTGTTCAGCTTGGAAATAATAAACATTTAAGACTCTGGGATACAGAAGAATTCAGAACAAAAAGTAATAGTAAACCTGGCAAATTTTGTGAATATGGATTTTCATACAATAGCGGAACAAATCCACATTTTTTAACAGTTGAAGAATTAAGAGAACTAATTGAGAAAAATGTTAAGATGTGA